One Triticum dicoccoides isolate Atlit2015 ecotype Zavitan chromosome 5B, WEW_v2.0, whole genome shotgun sequence genomic window carries:
- the LOC119308992 gene encoding tRNA 2'-phosphotransferase 1-like — translation MAARLTSFLCWEHHVWRHFLEALCGAPPVLAAVQGEAPGAMYEFTNESKTKLFLGSTKSRYPPPAFWVDGALAREVVVGAAAVFGAGQRSNAAALASPHQQRGGRGDGSNRVDALGRLLTTVLRHMAPELSLGMRSDGYVRARDLLGLSLQTFAKAPLKSHSVDEIREAVRRDNKQRFSLLEEDGELLIRANQGHTVTTVASESLLKPILSADEVSVCVHGTYRKNLDSILQHGLKRMERLHVHFSSGLPSDEGVISGMRRSANILIHLDVRKALQDGMKLYISDNKVILTEGFDGVVPVKYLEKMESWPGRPPIPFQR, via the exons ATGGCGGCACGTTTGACATCGTTCCTCTGCTGGGAGCATCACGTTTGGAGACATTTCCTGGAAGCTCTTTGCGGCGCTCCTCCGGTGCTCGCCGCTGTCCAAGGTGAAGCTCCAGGTGCAATGTACGAATTCACCAATGAGTCCAAGACGAAGCTCTTCCTGGGATCGACCAAGTCCCGCTATCCACCCCCTGCTTTCTGGGTGGATGGCGCGTTGGCAAGGGAAGTTGTAGTTGGAGCTGCTGCTGTCTTCGGAG CCGGCCAGCGCTCCAACGCAGCTGCCCTCGCCTCCCCACACCAGCAGCGAGGCGGCCGTGGCGACGGGAGCAACCGCGTCGATGCCCTCGGCCGCCTCCT GACGACGGTCTTGCGGCACATGGCGCCGGAGCTGAGCCTGGGCATGAGGAGCGACGGCTACGTGCGTGCCCGCGACCTGCTCGGCCTCAGCCTGCAGACCTTCGCCAAGGCTCCCCTCAAGTCCCACTCGGTGGATGAAATCAGGGag GCGGTCAGGCGAGACAACAAGCAGAGGTTCAGTCTGTTGGAGGAGGATGGCGAGCTGCTGATTCGGGCTAACCAGGGGCACACTGTGACA ACTGTTGCATCAGAGAGCTTGCTGAAACCAATTTTATCAGCCGACGAAGTCTCAG TTTGTGTCCATGGGACCTACAGGAAGAATCTTGATTCAATATTGCAACATGGACTAAAACGTATGGAAAGGCTACATGTACATTTCTCAAGCGGGTTGCCATCAGACGAAGGAGTCATAAGCG GTATGCGGCGTAGCGCAAACATATTGATACACCTGGATGTCCGCAAGGCGCTGCAAG ATGGGATGAAGCTATACATCTCCGACAACAAGGTGATACTGACAGAGGGTTTCGATGGCGTCGTCCCCGTCAAGTACTTGGAGAAGATGGAGTCATGGCCAGGACGCCCTCCGATACCTTTCCAAAGATAA
- the LOC119307220 gene encoding 40S ribosomal protein S20-like: MATELAYAPPMKSGKAGFEGPQEAQHRIRITLSSKSVKNLEKVCSDLVRGAKDKLLRVKGPVRMPTKVLNITTRKSPCGEGTNTWDRFEMRVHKRVIDLVSSPDVVKQITSITIEPGVEVEVTISDQ; encoded by the exons atggCGACCGAGCTGGCGTACGCGCCGCCGATGAAGTCCGGCAAGGCCGGCTTCGAGGGCCCGCAGGAGGCGCAGCACCGCATCCGCATCACCCTCTCCTCCAAGAGCGTCAAGAACCTCGAGAAGG TGTGCTCCGATCTGGTGAGGGGCGCCAAGGACAAGCTGCTCCGGGTCAAGGGCCCCGTCAGGATGCCCACCAAGGTGCTCAACATCACCACCAGGAAGTCCCCCTGCGGAGAAG GTACCAACACCTGGGATCGGTTTGAGATGCGGGTGCACAAGCGGGTGATCGACCTCGTCAGCTCCCCGGACGTTGTCAAGCAGATCACCTCGATCACCATTGAGCCCGGCGTTGAGGTTGAGGTGACCATCAGCGACCAGTAG